The Sphingopyxis sp. CCNWLW2 genome contains the following window.
TTATGACCGCAAGTGTACCGCGCTTCGACTGGAGGCTGCATTCCGCCGCCGATGCAGGCATGGGCCAGGCGGGACTTGAAGCCGTTCGAGACGCGGTGCAGCAGCAGATCGACGCCGGCGTCATCAATGGCGCGGTGAGCGCAATCGCGCGTCGAGGCAAGCTCGTTTGGCATGAGGCGCAGGGGTTCAGCAATCCGGTCGCCAGGACGCCGATGCGCAAGGATGCGATCTTTCGCGTCATGTCGTCGAGCAAGCCGGTCACCGCCATCGCAATTCTCACGCTGGTCGATGAGGGCAAGCTGTCGCTTGACGACAAGGTCAGCAAATATATTCCGTCCTTCGCCAACCCGCGGGTCGCTATTGCGCCGCCGGGCAATGCCGATCCCGCCAAAGTGAAGATCGTTCCGGCGACGCGCGAACTCGTTATTCGCGACCTTCTGACGCATACATCGGGGATCACCAGCGTCGGCGACAAGATGATGCCGGGACCCGCTTCGCTCGTGAACAAGATCCAGCGACTGCCGGGCGACACGCTCGAATCCTACATTCCGCGCATCGGTCCGGCCGTGCTCCAGTTCCAGCCGGGGTCGAAATTTTCCTACTCGCCGCTCGATGCTCTCGATACCGCACTGTACATCGTGCAGCTCGTCTCGGGCCGGCCCGCCGACGTCTATATGCACGAGCGGATCTTCGCGCCGCTCGAGATGGTCGACACTTATTACAATGTGCCGGCCGCAAAGCAGTCACGCATCGTTGATATCTATGCGACCAGAGATGGCACGTGGCAGACGGTCGACCATCTGCTGGGTCCCGGGCCTTATAAATATATCTCGGGCGGCGGCGGCATCTTCAGTACTGTCCATGATTTCATGAACTTCGAGCTCATGCTTCTCAATAAGGGGAGTTTCAACGGGCGACGCATCATCCGTCCAGAAGTGCATGCCCTCATGCACCAGAATGTCATTGGGACCCTTTTTGCCGACTGGTTTCCGGCGTTGACGAAGGGCAATGGTTTCGGTCTGGCGGTGCGGATCGCCGAGACCCCCGAGAATTTGAACGGACGCAGCATCGGGGCCTATGGCTGGGGAGGCGCATATGGCACCGAAAGCTGGGTTGAACCCGCATTGGACCTAGCCGGTGTTTTCTTCATCCAGATGAATCCGCCGCCGGCAAGCGCATCGAATAATTTCGAAAAGGCCGTTCGCGCCGCCATCGTCGGCTGAGCCGTACCAACCGAAGCCTGCCGCCGAAATCCATTCGGTCCATCGGCTTGAAGTCTGTCGTGCGGGTACAGCCGCAACGCACGCTTAGGCTCCGCCCGGCAGATCCTCATCCGGCCGCTGGTGCCCGGCGGCGGCTTCGAGCAGTTCGCGCAGAAGCAGGATGGCATCCTTCCCGGTCTCGCCGGCCGGCGCGATGACTTCGCCAAGTGCGAGTCCGCGCGCAGCGCCGACGATCAGTTGGAACATGGCGACCGACGGTTCGCGCTTGAATTCCTTGGTCAGGCTCGCAATCGCTATCGCGTCGATGCGCGCCTGTACGGGACTCAACTTCGCCGCGAGGGCATGATCGCTTCGTGAGCCCTGGAATATCTCCAGCATCGCGATTCCCGATGGTCGGCGCGTAGAGGCCCAAACGGCTTCGGGATACGCCAGAAGGCGCTGCCGTTTGTCGTTCGCTGCCTTGAGTTGTTCGCGATAATATTCGGCCTGCTCCTCAAAGATCGACTCGACCACAAAGATCATCAGGTCGGCCTTCGATGGAAACTGGTGCAGCATCGCGCCGCGGCTCACGCCTGCCATTTCGGCAATCAGGGTCGTGGTTGTCATGCCATAACCGTGCTGGGAGAGGCATTGAATGGCTGCGTCGCGGAGCAGCTGGCGCGTCCTGGCGCTGCGCGCTTTCTGAGATTTCCGATCCGGCAGGGATCGCAGCGCTGCCTCCGGCCGGTTCGCCTGCGATCGACCCGTCATCATCGACGCCCGAAAATGGAGGGATGCGTGCCGCGGTTCATCATTTCTCCCCGTTCGACGTTGGCGTCTCGCTCGCTGCCGTCAAGCGCCCCTTTCCGGATTGCAGGCGATCGGCTCGTCTCGCCCTTGACAGTGCAGGGATAAAAGAAAGCAGTCAAGATTGTTTAGTAAATTGAACAGCGTCGCCCCTGCGATATCACGCGAATCGCGGCGATCGACTCCCGGGGGCCGAGCGCCTCGCGGCCATGCCTCACCCGTGTGGCCCACGCCACGAACGTCTGTTTTTGCACCCGCCACGCCTGGCGTGGCGGGCAGCGAAGACGAAGGGCAGGCCGGCCCATGAAATCATTCACAGAGGGCGGAAAGCCAAGGCCCTCGAGCTTGTGCGCGATGGCTATGATCGCCACCTCCGCGGCAGAAATGCCACACCCACAAGAAATTCATTGTCATCTTACGATCAGTATTGACTGTTTATAAAAATTGGAGTTGAGAGGGTTGGGGTGCGAAACAGCGCCCGGGCCCAATGGGGAGGATCATAATGTCTCTGAGAAGTTCTTCGCGTATCGCGCAGGCGTCGCTCATCGCGCTCGCCGCGACTGCTTTCACATGCACGGGGGCCCACGCCCAGACTGCTCAGCCCGCCTCGCCGCAGACCGGCGAAACGGTCGACGATGCTGCGATCGTGGTCACGGCCCAGAAGCGCGAAGAGCGGATCATCGACGTTCCGGTATCCGTGAACGCGGTCAGCAGCGAGCAGCTCGAGCGCCAGCGTATCTACAATGTCAGCGACCTTTCGCGCTCTGTCCCTTCGGTTTCTTCCAGCGGTGCCATCCGCGGCCTTTCTACCAACGGCGTGACCCGTTCCTCGGCGGGCGCGGTCGCCGTTCTCCTCGATGGCATCGATCTCGGCCCGCCCTCGGTTGGCGTGCCGCAGATCAGCAGTCTGTTTGACCTTGAGCGCGTCGAAGTGCTGAGCGGGCCGCAGGGAACGCTGTTTGGCACGACCGCTTCCGCAGGCGTGATAAACGTCGTCACCAAGGCGCCCGTGTTCAACAAATTCGAAGCCATTGGCCGGGTCGAAGTCGAAGATTTCGGGGCTCATCGCGAGCAGCTTACGCTAAACGTTCCGCTTGGCGAGGACCTTGCCTTTCGCGTGAGCGGCTTCAACACCAAAACGCGGGGGATCGTCCGGAACACGATTACCGGAGAGGAGCCGGAGAGCACGACGCGCGGCGTCCGCGGACGCTTGCGGTGGGAGCCGACCAGCAATCTCGAAATCAATCTGATCGGCGATTACAGCCTCAGCCGCGCCAACGCGCAGCGCGACATCGCATATGCCATCGCTCCGACCCCGGCCCTTCAGGCCAGACTCGCCGTTTGCGGAATCGTCGCCAGCCTGGACAATCGGGAAAACTGCTCGCTCGGCAATTCAACCATTCCCGGCCGAACCGAGAAGTTCGGTTTTTCGGGGCAGGTCGATCTCGGCCTCGGCGACCACACGCTTACCTCTATCACCGCGTACCGCCGGACCAAGCTTGGCGATCTGGATTATAACGGACCCGGCGGCGACAGCGACTTCCTGTCCGAGAATATTCTCGACACCAACCTGACGGCCGAGGACCTGCAGATATTCAGCCAGGAAATCCGCCTGACCTCGCCTTCGAACCAGCGGCTCGAATATCAGCTCGGTCTGTTCTATTTCAGCAAGAACCAGAAGGACTCGGTGATTCAGGCGGGTCTCCTGGGGCTTCCCCCGGCGATCCTGCCGCTTCTTGGCATCCCTCCTCTGACCGCGATCGGCCGTGTCAACTTTCTCGACATCGATCAGCGCACCTATGCGGCGTTCGGGCAGGCCACGTTCCACGTTACCGACCAGTTCTCGCTCATTGCAGGCGCACGCTATACCCGTGACACGCTGTCCGACGTGTCGACTGCGCTGACTCCGCTGACGACACCGACGCTTGCCAGCTATGGATATGCGTTCAACCCCGCCTTCTACATTGCGCCCGTCGACGAGTCGGTGAAGGTCAATAATTTCTCGTGGAAGCTCGGCGCGCAATATGAGTGGTCGCCGAACTTGATGACCTATTTTACCGCGACGCGCGGCTACAAGGGGCCGGCGGTCAACGATCAGACCGCACCGCCGATCGCCTTCCCGGTCATTCGTCCGGAAATTCCGATGAACTATGAGATCGGGCTCAAGGGCGGGTTCCTCGACAACCGAGTGTTCGTGACCCTGGCGCTCTTCCACAACAAGGTGAAGAATTTCCAGACCTCGGTCTATGTCCCGCCTTCGGGCGCGGGCGCGGGCAATTTCGCCCAGGGCAACGCACCGCACATTGTCAGCAAGGGCGTCGACTTCAACCTCACGGCGCGGCCGACCGATGAACTGACCCTCGTCGGTGGCGTGTTGTACAACCGCGCGACCTATTCCGATGATTTCGTGGTTGCGTGCAGTCCGGCCCAGACCCCCGGAGTGGGCGCATGCTCCGCCGCCGGCTTGACGTCTCCTGTCTCGCAACTGGCGAGTGTGCCGAAATGGCGTCTCTTGCTGAACGGCGAATATGCCAAGGAAGTCACGCCTGGCCTGACCATCTTCGGGCAAGCCGACGTGACCTATGAGAGCTCCCAGTTTGCGGGATCGACGCCCGATCCGGTGCTCGATATTTCGGGCAAGACCTTGCTCAACGCACGGTTTGGTGTGCGGAGTCCGGATCGTAGCTGGGGCGCTTCCGTGTTCGCGCGCAACCTGCTCGGGACGAATTACTCCCGGCTGACTTTCGACGCTCTCACCGGATTCAACGGGGGCGCGGGCCAGTCCTATTGGATCGCTCCAGCGCGCGGCGCGACCTATGGTGCGGCAATCGATTTCCGGTTCTGACGAGACGGGGACGGCCGGCCTGGGCCGATCCTCTGGCGAATTGCTACACGGCGGCCGGGTGCTGTTGACACGTGCCTGGCCGCCTTTTGGGCGAAAAAATACCATGTTTGGGAAGGTTAGGACATAGCGCGAGCAACGGTCCCCGGGTTTATCCATGCGTTCGGAGCACGCGTGCCAGGCCGCCGAACCGACCATCCGCGCCGTCTCAAAGGAGCAACGATGAGCAGCCGGCTGTTAGGCTATGTATTGACCGCTGCCCTGAGCCAGTCGGCAGCTTCGGCGCAGGATGCGGCACCGGTAACGGAGGCCGCGGCTACCCTTGCGCTCAAGAAGACGCCGCCGATAAAGGTGAAGTCCGGGCCGCAGCCACAATTGCTGACCTCCTTTTCCTCTCCTGCGCCCGAGTTGCGGCCGCGCGTGCGCTACTGGGTTCCGCAAGCCGCGGTAACCGAGGCGGGGATTCGCCGCGATGTGCAGAGGCTGGCTTCGCAGGGCTTTGGGGGTATCGAACTGGTCTCGATGGACATGCCGAAAGGCATTCCGGCGAGCTACGCATGGGGGACGCCGCGCTGGAACCACATGATGGCGGTCGCGGCGGACGAAGCGGCGCGGCATGGCCTCAGCTTCAGCGTTGCGAACGGCCCGTCCTGGCCGGTCGCGATGCCCGGTGTCGCATCGGCCGATCATCCGGCAAGCCTGTTCGAGCTGACTTACGGTGAGGTGCTGATCGAGGCGGGATCGCGTTACCAGGGGAAGGTGCCCGCCGGGAAAGTCAGCCATGCCGAGGGAACACCGAAGGTCGTCGCGCTGCTTGCCTATCCTGTGACGGGCGATCGCACGCTCGATATGACGCGCGCTATTGATCTGACCGGCGCAGCGACCGGGGGAGGGGAGGCGGTCAGCTTCACGCCGCCGACACGCGATGAACGGTGGATGTTGCTCGCCTTTTGGGGCCAGCCCGCAACCCAGAAAGTCGGCTCACTCTACGTCATCGATCATTTCGCAAGCGAAGGCGCGCGCGCGAGCGGCGATTATTGGAAGGGCATTTTCTCCGCCGGGCTGAAGCGCGGCGCGATCGACGACATTTTCAACGACTCGCTCGAATATAAGGTGTCGATGGACTGGACGCGCGGCTTGCCCGCGACCTTCCGGGCGCAGCATGGATACGACCTCGCGCCCTATCTGCCGTTCATCGGCTTCAGGAACAGCTATCCCAAGAATGACATTCCGGGCTTTGCCAGCGTCGATCCGATCCGCGCCGCCCAGGTGAACCAGGACTATCTCGACACGCTGTCGGCCCTGCACATCGAGCATCATCTGGCGCCGCTGCAGGCGATGGCGGAGCAGCACGGCGCAAACATCCGCTATCAGGTCGCCTACAATAAACCGATCGGCATCGAGACCGCTGCCGCCGCGGTCGGTACCCCTGAAACCGAAGCCCTGGGGCGCGGTGCAATCGATGGAATGCGCCAGATGGCCGCCGCCGTTCACCTGCTTGGCAAGCCCGAATTTTCGGTCGAGAGCGCCGCGGAGTTCGGTAATGGCTATGGCCAGAGCCTGCGCGATATCCTCTGGTGGTCGAAACGTGCCTGGGCGGCCGGCGTTAACGGCGAGACGCTGCACGGCGCTGGTTATGACGGCGGCTATGACGGGCCGGGCAATGTGGAAGGGTTTCTGCCCGGCGTCGAATGGCCCGGCTTTCACCCGTTCGGCGGCAAGGCCACCAACATGTGGAACCGTGAGGCGTCAGCGCTCTTCGCGCGCACGCTGACGCAGTATCTTGCGCGCGGCAACGCCTTGTTGCGTCGGCGCGCCAAGGTCGATGTCGCAATCTTCCGCGCGGGACTCGATGTGTTCAACGATCCCGACGTCGGCAAAGGGGATGGCCAGGCGTTGTATCCGGATAGCGGGTTACTCGCCGACGGCGGCTTCAGCTATGACTTCGTATCGCCTGCCTTGCTGGCGTTGCCGCAAAGCGAGGCGGGAGACCAGTCGATAGCGCCCGCAGGCCCCGGCTATCGCGCGTTGCTGGTGCCCGATGCGAAAATGATATCGCTGGCGGATTTGACCCGCTTCGAGAGGCTCGCCGCACGCGGCGTGCGGATCCTGTTTATCGGCGAGCTGCCAGAGCATGGCCGCTCCTATGCGGCCGTGCTGCGCGGCGAGACCGACGAGCGCATCGCCGCCGCGGTCGCGCGGCTGCTCAGCATGAAGGGCGTCGCCCATGTGGGCACTTATGATGTCGTTCCCCGCAAGTTGCACGAGATGGGCGTGCGGGCCGACGCGGAGGCGATGAGCGGTTCGGGCGTGCTGGCGCAGCATCGTGTCGATGGGCCGAACGACATCTATTATCTTTACAATTATAACCAGATTTCGAGCAAGGATGCCGGTACCGTCATCAATCGCTCACCCGACCGGACAAGCTATCCCGCGCTGGACCCCGCAAAGCTGACCGGCAAGACGGTGCGGTTCTCGCTTGCGGGCACGGGCAGGCCCTACCTCCTCAACGCCTGGTCGGGCACGATCACGCCGATCCCGGCCTATAGCGTCCGGCCTGGGAGGATCGAGTTGACGCTCTCCTTCGACAAGGATGAAGCCCTTTTCGTCGGGCTGCTGGACGACCGCACGGTCCGCGCGCAAGGGCTCAACCCTCGCCCGGGCCATCTGGAAGCCGACCAGGCCGCGAACGCGGAATTATTCTACAGGGCTGGCATCCTCGGCCGCCGGACCATATCGACGAGTCAGGCGATCACCGGCTGGCAGCTCAGCTTTGCCGGGGTGGCGAAGCCGGCCACCGGCGTGTCCAGCTTTCTCCAGTCACAACGCCGCGACGTCGGCCCGTTGACCATCGGCGATGAATTGGCGCCGCTCCGCCTGCTCGCGCCCGAGCTGCGCGATCTGGCGGGGACCGCCACCTATCGCGCGCGCGTTTCGCTTCCCTCCTTTGAGCGCGCCAAGAGCGGCTATTTGCTCGACCTCGGCACCGTCGAAGGTCCGTATCAGGTGATGGTGAACGGGCGAATGATCGAGGGAGCGGATCAGCTGGATCCGGTGCTCGACGTCAGCGCCTACCTCAAACGGGGCTCCAACGCGATCGAGGTCCGCGTGGCGACGACGCTTTGCGGCAGCGTTCGCTGCGACCCGGTGCGCGACGAGGGCTTGCTGGGACATGATGGGCGGGTGCTGCTGCGCCATTACATCTTCCAGCCGGTGCCTTGAACCATCCGGAGCGCCTCGGCCTCGTCGGAGATATTTGTGCAACATCATTGTCGGCTCGGACCCGGCGAAATCAGGTCAAAGGATCAGAATATGGCGTGGAACCGTTTGGCAATGGCGGTCTTGGCAACCTCGATGCTGGCGACCGCCGCACCGGTAGCGGCCGAAGGCTTTTACCACCGTGACGGCAAAAAAATCGTCGATGGCGAGGGACGGCCGGTGTTGCTGCGCGGCGTGGGCCTTGGCGGCTGGATGCTGCAGGAGGGCTATATGTTCGGGCTGGGTAAGCTCGAGAAAGGCCAGCAGCACGTCATTCGCCGCGAGATTACCAAGTTGGTCGGCGAACAGCAGGCCGCGCGCTTCTACAAGGCGTGGCTCGACAATTACATCACCAAGGCGGACATCGACGCGATGGCGCGCTGGGGGTTCAACTCGGTCCGCCTGCCGCTCCACTACAATCTCCTGACGCTGCCTTCCGAGGAGGAACCCGTCGCCGGCCAGGATAGCTGGCACGAGGACGGGTTCGCGCGGATCGACCAATTGCTGGAATGGACCCGCGCCAACGACATGGTGCTGATTCTCGACCTCCACGCCGCCCCGGGCGGCCAGGGTAACGACCTGCCCATCAGCGATCGCGATCCGACCAAGCCGTCGCTGTGGGAAAGCGCAGAGAACCGCCGCAAGACGGTCGCACTTTGGAAGAAGCTGGCGGAGCGCTATGCGAACGAGCCGGGGATCGCCGCCTACGACCTGCTCAACGAGCCCAATTGGGATTTTGATGGGCCGAAGGCCGGCAACGGCTGTCTGTCGCGGCAGAACAAGGCGCTGTGGGACTTTTATCGCGAAGTCATCGCGGCGATCCGCTCGGTCGATCGCAACCATATGATCATTATCGAGGGCAATTGCTGGGGCAGCAGTTATCATGGTCTGACCGAGCCGCTCGACCCCAATTCGGCGCTGAGCTTCCATAGATATTGGACGCGCAACGACCCTGGGGCGATCGCCTGGAACAAGGGTTTCAGTGACAGGCTGGGGCTGCCGCTGTGGCTGGGCGAGACGGGTGAGAATTCCAACGTCTGGTACCGGGACGCGATTGCGCTCGTCGAGGGGGAAGGGATCGGCTGGGCCTGGTGGCCGCTCAAGAAGATCGGCTATAATAACCCGCTGCAGGTGAAGGCCAATCCGGGCTGGAATGCGCTGGTCGCCTATTGGCTGGGCCAGGGGCCCAAGCCGAGCGCGAAGGCCGCGACCGAGGCCCTGATGCGGCTGGCGACGCACGATGTGCGCTACGAGAATAACATCCAGCGTCCGGACGTGATCGATGCGATGTTCCGTCAGCCGCACACGACCGCCACGATCCCCTTCAAGGCCAATCGAATAGGCCGCGAGGGCGCGCGGATCGCGGCGGTGGACTTCGACCTTGGGCGGCCGGGCTATGCCTATCGGGACCGCGAGGACGCCAATTATTTTGCGTCGGTCGGTGGCGGCAAGAAGGTGGTCTGGAATTCGGGTTCTATCTATCGCAATGACGGCGTCGACATTACGCAAGACGCGGGCGGCGCCCCTTATGTCACCAGCTTCCAGACCGATGAGTGGATGGCCTACACGCTCGATGCCGAGCGCGCGGGCGAACACACGTTGAAGGTGCGCGCGCGCGGCGGCAAGGGCGGGGTCGTGACCATTTCGGTGAACGGCCGGCCGGTGTCGCGCGCGTCCCTGCCGGCAGGGACGGCATGGGTCGACCTGCAATTCGGCACCGTTGGCCTCCTGCGAGGGCGCAACCGCGTCGTGCTGGCCGCCGAACAATGCGACGATTGCGAGATCGACAGCCTGGCTTTTATGCGATCGCGGTGACGCTCACCGAGGGCGGTCGTGACTAGCGGGCAAAGGCGATTTTCGGAACCGCCATCCTGAAAGGCGGAGCCTGGCCTCCCGCGCAGCGCTGGCGTCCGCCAGTGGGAACGCGGGTCGAAGCGGCCCGCGGGGCGGTCCCGTGGCGGGCTTCCGCATGATCCGGCTCTGGCCGGATCAGAGTTAGAGCAGGTCGCGGCTTCGCGACGGGTCAAGGGCCGAGAGAGAGTCTCGCGGCGGTCCGTCACGGAGAAGCAC
Protein-coding sequences here:
- a CDS encoding serine hydrolase domain-containing protein, whose amino-acid sequence is MTERRIEEGPPPASALSRRSILSVGALLALGACTPRGVMTASVPRFDWRLHSAADAGMGQAGLEAVRDAVQQQIDAGVINGAVSAIARRGKLVWHEAQGFSNPVARTPMRKDAIFRVMSSSKPVTAIAILTLVDEGKLSLDDKVSKYIPSFANPRVAIAPPGNADPAKVKIVPATRELVIRDLLTHTSGITSVGDKMMPGPASLVNKIQRLPGDTLESYIPRIGPAVLQFQPGSKFSYSPLDALDTALYIVQLVSGRPADVYMHERIFAPLEMVDTYYNVPAAKQSRIVDIYATRDGTWQTVDHLLGPGPYKYISGGGGIFSTVHDFMNFELMLLNKGSFNGRRIIRPEVHALMHQNVIGTLFADWFPALTKGNGFGLAVRIAETPENLNGRSIGAYGWGGAYGTESWVEPALDLAGVFFIQMNPPPASASNNFEKAVRAAIVG
- a CDS encoding TetR/AcrR family transcriptional regulator, whose protein sequence is MTGRSQANRPEAALRSLPDRKSQKARSARTRQLLRDAAIQCLSQHGYGMTTTTLIAEMAGVSRGAMLHQFPSKADLMIFVVESIFEEQAEYYREQLKAANDKRQRLLAYPEAVWASTRRPSGIAMLEIFQGSRSDHALAAKLSPVQARIDAIAIASLTKEFKREPSVAMFQLIVGAARGLALGEVIAPAGETGKDAILLLRELLEAAAGHQRPDEDLPGGA
- a CDS encoding TonB-dependent receptor, which produces MSLRSSSRIAQASLIALAATAFTCTGAHAQTAQPASPQTGETVDDAAIVVTAQKREERIIDVPVSVNAVSSEQLERQRIYNVSDLSRSVPSVSSSGAIRGLSTNGVTRSSAGAVAVLLDGIDLGPPSVGVPQISSLFDLERVEVLSGPQGTLFGTTASAGVINVVTKAPVFNKFEAIGRVEVEDFGAHREQLTLNVPLGEDLAFRVSGFNTKTRGIVRNTITGEEPESTTRGVRGRLRWEPTSNLEINLIGDYSLSRANAQRDIAYAIAPTPALQARLAVCGIVASLDNRENCSLGNSTIPGRTEKFGFSGQVDLGLGDHTLTSITAYRRTKLGDLDYNGPGGDSDFLSENILDTNLTAEDLQIFSQEIRLTSPSNQRLEYQLGLFYFSKNQKDSVIQAGLLGLPPAILPLLGIPPLTAIGRVNFLDIDQRTYAAFGQATFHVTDQFSLIAGARYTRDTLSDVSTALTPLTTPTLASYGYAFNPAFYIAPVDESVKVNNFSWKLGAQYEWSPNLMTYFTATRGYKGPAVNDQTAPPIAFPVIRPEIPMNYEIGLKGGFLDNRVFVTLALFHNKVKNFQTSVYVPPSGAGAGNFAQGNAPHIVSKGVDFNLTARPTDELTLVGGVLYNRATYSDDFVVACSPAQTPGVGACSAAGLTSPVSQLASVPKWRLLLNGEYAKEVTPGLTIFGQADVTYESSQFAGSTPDPVLDISGKTLLNARFGVRSPDRSWGASVFARNLLGTNYSRLTFDALTGFNGGAGQSYWIAPARGATYGAAIDFRF
- a CDS encoding glycosyl hydrolase, producing the protein MSSRLLGYVLTAALSQSAASAQDAAPVTEAAATLALKKTPPIKVKSGPQPQLLTSFSSPAPELRPRVRYWVPQAAVTEAGIRRDVQRLASQGFGGIELVSMDMPKGIPASYAWGTPRWNHMMAVAADEAARHGLSFSVANGPSWPVAMPGVASADHPASLFELTYGEVLIEAGSRYQGKVPAGKVSHAEGTPKVVALLAYPVTGDRTLDMTRAIDLTGAATGGGEAVSFTPPTRDERWMLLAFWGQPATQKVGSLYVIDHFASEGARASGDYWKGIFSAGLKRGAIDDIFNDSLEYKVSMDWTRGLPATFRAQHGYDLAPYLPFIGFRNSYPKNDIPGFASVDPIRAAQVNQDYLDTLSALHIEHHLAPLQAMAEQHGANIRYQVAYNKPIGIETAAAAVGTPETEALGRGAIDGMRQMAAAVHLLGKPEFSVESAAEFGNGYGQSLRDILWWSKRAWAAGVNGETLHGAGYDGGYDGPGNVEGFLPGVEWPGFHPFGGKATNMWNREASALFARTLTQYLARGNALLRRRAKVDVAIFRAGLDVFNDPDVGKGDGQALYPDSGLLADGGFSYDFVSPALLALPQSEAGDQSIAPAGPGYRALLVPDAKMISLADLTRFERLAARGVRILFIGELPEHGRSYAAVLRGETDERIAAAVARLLSMKGVAHVGTYDVVPRKLHEMGVRADAEAMSGSGVLAQHRVDGPNDIYYLYNYNQISSKDAGTVINRSPDRTSYPALDPAKLTGKTVRFSLAGTGRPYLLNAWSGTITPIPAYSVRPGRIELTLSFDKDEALFVGLLDDRTVRAQGLNPRPGHLEADQAANAELFYRAGILGRRTISTSQAITGWQLSFAGVAKPATGVSSFLQSQRRDVGPLTIGDELAPLRLLAPELRDLAGTATYRARVSLPSFERAKSGYLLDLGTVEGPYQVMVNGRMIEGADQLDPVLDVSAYLKRGSNAIEVRVATTLCGSVRCDPVRDEGLLGHDGRVLLRHYIFQPVP
- a CDS encoding cellulase family glycosylhydrolase; this encodes MAWNRLAMAVLATSMLATAAPVAAEGFYHRDGKKIVDGEGRPVLLRGVGLGGWMLQEGYMFGLGKLEKGQQHVIRREITKLVGEQQAARFYKAWLDNYITKADIDAMARWGFNSVRLPLHYNLLTLPSEEEPVAGQDSWHEDGFARIDQLLEWTRANDMVLILDLHAAPGGQGNDLPISDRDPTKPSLWESAENRRKTVALWKKLAERYANEPGIAAYDLLNEPNWDFDGPKAGNGCLSRQNKALWDFYREVIAAIRSVDRNHMIIIEGNCWGSSYHGLTEPLDPNSALSFHRYWTRNDPGAIAWNKGFSDRLGLPLWLGETGENSNVWYRDAIALVEGEGIGWAWWPLKKIGYNNPLQVKANPGWNALVAYWLGQGPKPSAKAATEALMRLATHDVRYENNIQRPDVIDAMFRQPHTTATIPFKANRIGREGARIAAVDFDLGRPGYAYRDREDANYFASVGGGKKVVWNSGSIYRNDGVDITQDAGGAPYVTSFQTDEWMAYTLDAERAGEHTLKVRARGGKGGVVTISVNGRPVSRASLPAGTAWVDLQFGTVGLLRGRNRVVLAAEQCDDCEIDSLAFMRSR